CATATAATACCAAGATTTCACGACGATAATATTTTCAAACGGCTCGATTTTAAAAAGTATGATGAAGTGATCACCATGCAGTCATATGCCGAAAAAATCAAAAAACATTTAGAATAATACGAGAGATTAAATGGAGAAGAAGATCAGAGTTTTAGTCGGTAAAGCCGGACTTGACGGCCACGACAGGGGAGCGAAAGTTATTGCTGCTGCACTTCGGGATGCAGGCATGGAAGTGATCTATACCGGATTGAGGCAGACCCCCGAAACGATTGTTGAAGCAGCACTTCAGGAAGATGTGGATGTAATTGGTTTAAGCATTCTTTCAGGTGCGCATATGACTCTTTTCCCAAAAGTCCTCGGCTTGATGAAGGAAAAGGGGATTGACGATGTACTTTTGACCGGGGGTGGAATAATACCCGAGAGTGACAAGGAAGCATTAAAGAAGATTGGAACGGGAGAACTTTTTACCCCCGGAACTCCAACACATGAGATTGCTGATTACATAAAAAAATGGTGCGAGGAGCATCCCCGCGACTAACTCACACAACTAAAGAGTGAGAATCAAATGAAAAAGTTGTTTGTACTTTTTTCCCTTTTGATAATTGGGTTAAATGCCCAGTCATTGATTAAAACCATCCCCCTGCCCACCTCGGCATATTATAACAGTGCGTATGGACTCGTTTTTGCAAACGGGAAATTGTGGCTATCCACATCAAGTTCCACAACCGGTTTGAAAAACAAGCTTATAGCAATAGATACACTCGGAAATGTTGTGGACAGTCTAATGATTAACTACCCGACAATCAGGGAATCCCAGGGATTGGGATGGGATGGTACCAATTTCTGGTATAATGAGCGACTGATTTCGCGTCATAACTTCAGAAAGGTGACCACCTCGGGGACTGTACTTGACTCTATTTTGATGCAGACCTATTATATGGGTGGTACGGCATACGACCGGAGTGGGTTGTGGTTCAGCGTGTATTATCCCAACCCTCAAGCGGGAGTATACAAAATTGATGTAACAACTCAGCAACTTGTGGATACAATTTCTGTTTTTGGATTGCAGCCTCAGGGAGTTACAGTGAAAGGCGACACTCTGTTTTATGTGATGGAAAATTTTGAAGGTGATGCCGAGAGAATTTATGCTGTAAATATTTCAACGGAGGATACACTTTTCTCATTTCCTGTACCCAAAGGAACGGGAGCAAGCATCTCACCCCGGGGGCTCGCCTGGGACGGGAAATATCTTTGGCTTCTTGCCCGGATGCTCAGCGGAACACAAAGGGCACTCTACAAGTTTGATCTTGGTGGCAGTGGTACTCCACAGATTCAGGTGGTTACTGCCTCCATTGAGTACGGTAATGTTCAGATAGGTTCTTCTTCAACTTCACAACTGTACCTGAACAATGTCGGGACAGCTCCTCTAAAAATCGATTCGCTGAAATTTTCGTCATCCGCATTTTCTTCCTCGGCTGTCTTTCCGGTTACAATTCAGCCAAATCAAATTACTCCTTTGGAGATTAAATTTACACCAACAGACCCTGTATATTACAAAGACAGTGTGCTGATTTATCATAATGACATCAATTTTGCATTTTCGAAGACAAAACTGAGTGGACGGGGAATCTATGTCGGACCCGTAATTTCGTCCTCTTCCGCATCCCTCGATTATGGAATCAAGCGGGTAAGGAGTTCGGGTTATAAAGAGATAACATTCAGCAACACCGGATCTGCAAAGATTAATGTTGACTCTCTCAGGTTCGATACTGAGACCTATTTCATACCAAAGGCTCCGTCGAATTTTTCGATTGATTCTGTGGGGTCGGTTACTTTCAGAGTTTGGACAAATCCTAAAACCTATGGTTTGCACCAGGATACACTCAGAGTTTATTCAAATGCTTCAAACGCGATACAATTAAAAATACCGCTCATTACAAATGTGACTGCAGTTGATTCCTCTTTGGGAGCGAAATACTGGGAAGGGGTAATTCCCGACAATCCAATGACGAGTGCGGATGATTTATCAGCCAAGTATATTAAAAAAGCGGGTGATTTGAACGGTGACGGCATTGCTGATATGATAGTTGCAACAGACAACTATTTTACGATTGCTTACAACGGCAATTCCTCAGTGAGTGCAGATATTCTCTGGATGTTCAATTCCTACAGAAACAACAATGATGCGGGTTCGGTATCCCGTGTTGGATCGCTTCAACCTGTTGCAGATGTCAACAATGACGGTATTGGCGATGTCTGTATCGGAACAGCAGGCGGAAGTGAATATGTCTATATGATAGATGGTGCAACCGGCGAAAAACTGTGGGAATTTGGTGATTCGGTTAATTATGATCTGGGTGATGTCAACGGTATCGATGGCAGGCGTGACTGGAACAATGACGGCACAATTGACATTTTGGCGACTGCAAGCGGAAATGAATTCAATGGCAGTGGACGCTTTTCAACATATCTGCTCGACGGGAAAACAGGAGCTCAAATCTGGAGAATTGACGATTCCCCGAGCAAGAAGATGAAAGATGCGGTTGTCTCTTTCCCCGGAGGTGGTGCGTTTACTACCCGTGTATCAAATGCAACTGCTGCTGAGATATATGCTTTTAATGATCTTGCTCAACGGCTCTGGACTTACAATACAGACGCTTCCTGCTGGGCACTGGATGTGCTTTTTGATACCGTAGCTAACAAACGCTCTGTGATAGCAGGGGATATCGCCGGTAAAGTTTATTCTGTTGATGTTTCCAATGGCTCGCTGAACTGGACAGGTCAGGTAGGTGGAGGATTTATCGAAGATCTGATAATCATCGGCGACATTGATAATGATGGCGTATCTGATGTTCTGGTGCAGGCACTTACACCTTACATTTATGTGCTGAGTGGAAAAAGTGGAGTTGCGATCACTGCCATTCCGACGGGGGGTAACAATCTGGGTGCCGGAATTCTTGGTGATTTAACTGCGGACGGATATCCTGAGATCGGTGTCGCATCTCTCGACAATAAAATTTATGTTTTTGGCGGTAAGAACAGCGACACCCTCTTCACTTACGCTTTT
The nucleotide sequence above comes from Ignavibacteria bacterium. Encoded proteins:
- a CDS encoding choice-of-anchor D domain-containing protein, which gives rise to MKKLFVLFSLLIIGLNAQSLIKTIPLPTSAYYNSAYGLVFANGKLWLSTSSSTTGLKNKLIAIDTLGNVVDSLMINYPTIRESQGLGWDGTNFWYNERLISRHNFRKVTTSGTVLDSILMQTYYMGGTAYDRSGLWFSVYYPNPQAGVYKIDVTTQQLVDTISVFGLQPQGVTVKGDTLFYVMENFEGDAERIYAVNISTEDTLFSFPVPKGTGASISPRGLAWDGKYLWLLARMLSGTQRALYKFDLGGSGTPQIQVVTASIEYGNVQIGSSSTSQLYLNNVGTAPLKIDSLKFSSSAFSSSAVFPVTIQPNQITPLEIKFTPTDPVYYKDSVLIYHNDINFAFSKTKLSGRGIYVGPVISSSSASLDYGIKRVRSSGYKEITFSNTGSAKINVDSLRFDTETYFIPKAPSNFSIDSVGSVTFRVWTNPKTYGLHQDTLRVYSNASNAIQLKIPLITNVTAVDSSLGAKYWEGVIPDNPMTSADDLSAKYIKKAGDLNGDGIADMIVATDNYFTIAYNGNSSVSADILWMFNSYRNNNDAGSVSRVGSLQPVADVNNDGIGDVCIGTAGGSEYVYMIDGATGEKLWEFGDSVNYDLGDVNGIDGRRDWNNDGTIDILATASGNEFNGSGRFSTYLLDGKTGAQIWRIDDSPSKKMKDAVVSFPGGGAFTTRVSNATAAEIYAFNDLAQRLWTYNTDASCWALDVLFDTVANKRSVIAGDIAGKVYSVDVSNGSLNWTGQVGGGFIEDLIIIGDIDNDGVSDVLVQALTPYIYVLSGKSGVAITAIPTGGNNLGAGILGDLTADGYPEIGVASLDNKIYVFGGKNSDTLFTYAFGGGSNSYAAEAIWGMPDIDLNGTLEFMAGSRDGKVVAFSGGFDIPVGIKGDYTQIPQQYELKQNYPNPFNPSTIIEFRTASAGPVSLKIFDILGGEVATLVNEIKPAGTHFVQWTGKNNTGNSVNSGIYFYTIKAGDFYSTRKMVMLK
- a CDS encoding cobalamin B12-binding domain-containing protein, with the translated sequence MEKKIRVLVGKAGLDGHDRGAKVIAAALRDAGMEVIYTGLRQTPETIVEAALQEDVDVIGLSILSGAHMTLFPKVLGLMKEKGIDDVLLTGGGIIPESDKEALKKIGTGELFTPGTPTHEIADYIKKWCEEHPRD